TACATtgtactaaattttttttgttttatcatttttttacataaaattctGATTGTACTTGtaagaaaaatggaaatagtAATCGTGAGCGAATTCTATTTCGAGTACAAAGTTTGTTGCATAATGTATTTGAATGATTATGCTAAAATCGTCtggagaaaatgaatttttagacTAAAAAACCTGGACAGATCAGAGAATTTGGCAGAGTTAACAGTTAGTTTAATCTGAATAACTCGTTCAATTATTTACAAGcaacttttgaaaattgtactcGAGCATAATTCAgttacgaattttttaaatcattaaaaaaatatgattaacAATCTACTTGTAGCAAGCATAATAcggtatatacattagggtaaCACTATTTCGCACTatacattttgatttttaatcttaCTCAACATTATACTTAGGCCGAATTGAAGTTCCCAAGAACCGTCCACATTTGTCATTATTCAAGATTTGCATGGTACATTAGATTATCTAGAAATAGTTCTACTTTTTTGCTACTAAAACACCTAATTCAGGGaaacaaagaaattgaaaatacgtcACTTTTTCAACGTGTTTTTTTAcgcgtacatttttttcttccaagtcTTACGTGAAGTATGAGCAGCTTTTGATTTATAGgctagaaataattattaactgttgctttaaaattttgaaaagtttttgtttttctaaacTAAATCTGTGTGTTTTTGAGGACGAATGAAAAGAATCCAAACCCTcttattataatacatttcTCAGTAAtgtcgaaataatttttttttcaagtgggCGATTTACATGAAAGCAATTGTACTCTTTGGGTGAAACTaagttttgtaaaatgaaGTCTGAAATGGTAGCTCACActtacgtgtatgtataatatatatatgtataagcaagtgttcaaattattcaataagaAAAGTTTTATCAACAACCACGACACCAGGGATTAGTGACGTTTTTGAGCGTCTGCTGcacgttttattttctgtctattataaattttatctcgcagagtataaaaataaactaacaAATAACTCATCAATGATTATAAATCTACTTAATGTTTATTATTAGCaatgaaaatcaatatatGACATGTTAGAAATTGAATAACCATACGGTGAGTTGGAACAAAACCGTTTGAATGTAATGTAAACGATATATTATAACTATAATTGCTCGTCTATGCAATATAATCGAATCCGTCCAATTTTTGTACATAGTGTAAGAGCTATTTATTATGCATGtacaattatacaaatatagaTTTAtatgtgtaacttttttcaactgattttaatcgattttttttatatacgatCACCAGTATGATGCATAAGGATATATCTTTAGTgccttgaataaatatattgtagTATAAATCtccattttttcatgtatatgaaaataataaaaataagcctatttttaaattttccactGTCGCAAGTCTTATTTTCCTGTATTCATACAATTTACCGATTGAtacctatattttttttttaatatttcagcGTTAGACTTAGTTATAATTGCGATTTTTACAGGACAAAAAATAGTGGATATTAGCGTCCGtataaattgttttaattaatcaaaaaacacgttaGAAACCAACTTTCAGGAACTAAATTTAGGTACAGGAAAGCTAAATCAAACATTCGACAAAAGTATTtgttcaaattgaaaaatattccagaaCTTTTAACATTCTTTTACATCCAGGTCAATCCAGAAAATTGATCTTATAGTTGTTGTGAGCTTTGATAAACTAGGAATACTAGCAAGATACATTGTTGAAGATTTTACTCATAATTAAAAGCATTAGTTATTTATAAtgtaaatgtatataaaaacaGTTCGACAATTAAAATCAAAGAACGGAATAGGTTTTAATTGATACAACAAGTATAAAATAGAGGACAAAaaactattatttttactatcttGAACCTGATGCCAGTAATTTTTGTCTTTGGTGATGTTCTTCCTGaaacaaacagaaaaatcATTGACCGTAAATCACAACGAGAAAACTTGGATCAACTTTCCGACTTTATCTTCTGTAAAGTATTAATAGAGAAACAGTTTCTGTAATAAgagtggaataatttttttttttttcaccattagGAATAAGCCTTATAGGCCATGTGCCATACAGTGTAATAATCAATCATGTGTACTTCCAAATATCGGCGAACAGAAGTTGTCTGCGGTCAACGTAGTGTGCTACCTGGTAAATTCAACCATGAGAGTCTTTAGGGGTGAAGGGATCGGGGTTCCTCCTTTGACCGCTATGCAGCGCAGCGACGTATTGCTCTCGCGATGAAAGTTTTGTGTTCACAAACTTAAATACTGTACTAACACATCGTTACGGTATCGCTTCTCGGCTCATTGAGCTAAGATCAAAGTGTAGTATCTGTTCTTATCAGCTTAATATCTGATACGCTTCCCATAGGGAAGCCAGAATATTAAACTGGTTTTTGGAAACTGGCGGAGCGTCTGGGGCTTGCTCCGGCTCTGCCGTGGGTCGACCCTACTTTGCAGTACCGTAGGGAACGGCCTATTTTAACTGATTCAAACTTAATATCGTATCGTCGATACGTGTATTAAAACTAAAACCTAGCAATTCCCAATCTTTATTCCTCGACTTTGTCGTGCAGTATCGAACACACCAATAGTTGGATCAAATTCTAGGCGACGGAAAATTTAATAAGCTGGAAAAACAAGTTGCTGCTATACTTTCAATTAACTTGAAAGTGAACAGTCCGTCAAACCGTTCCGCCTCGGAAACAGTTCGATGTAATGAATGACCTAATGAAACTAACAGCATTTTACAACGAAATAAGGGGCGTGAAAATTTGTCATGACCCATTTAATTTGAACTTCCGGGTCCACcgaaaataaatcgatttttaatccTTTAGCGACAGGCACAACGTATTCCTTCTTATCactttttctaaataaacGATTATGGTTTTCCATTCaaagtatttaattttttgaaaattagtacattttcaatttttttttaatttttcctaattttttatccgaaaCTTCTTCATCGGACCGCCAATCCCTATCAGTTTAAGATTTTTCACTCGGCCGTTTCCGAAATCGTCGTAGAAGTTGGTTTCTAAacgtattatttataaattattgatagAGAAATCGTTCCTGTAATGATAGTGTAACAATCGAACATGTTTACTTACAAATACCGGTGGACAGAAGTTGTCTGTCTGACGCGAGCTTTTCTTCCGATTATTAGGTATCGATATGTGGTGCATTCGAATTCTTCGAAAATTCTCTCGAAACCAGCAACTGTTCATTTCGTTTCCCCGTGAAGCACGAAGCGTTTTTTGTATCCCTGTTTTTCGGAAGCTTCTTTGGCCGGCGAAGGTTTTATTGGAACGGCAGTAGTATCACCATGATTGGCTTTcgtattttcattgtcattagTTGGCGATTTGGAGCATTTAGGTGCCGAGAGTTTCGAGATCCTTGGGGTGCAGGTGGCTCGTAAAGCATTTCGACTAACGCCGGAATTAGATATTATTTCTGGACTTTTTTCTTGCGGTAGGTTTGTTCGCTGCGTACTATTCTTTGGCGTCGCAAGCTCGACGAGTCTTTTCGATGCTGTATTAAGATAAGTATTATGAAAGTACAGAGAGTCGTGATAACGGTGGGTTTAAACTTTTAAGTATTTCTAACTTTAAATCCGTATGAATTACAGTTATCTAGCGAAATGGGACAGCTGCAAAACATTTTTGTTCCAATCATGgacgtaaaaaattaatgctgttctcaaattcaaataaaagtcAAAAGTATAATACCTAGCAGCTATCTTGATCTTAAGAACATCTTATTACAAACATGTCTTTCAATAATGTTTCAAATATCGAAATCGAACCTGTGGCGAATAACGCTGATTCTTGCACTGTTCCTGGTGATCGGATTCCCATTTCGAAACGTACTCTCGGCTCCGCCAGTCTGGCAGTACGTTCGCTTATCTTGTATCCCAGCACTGACTTCTTCGTTGGGAGAGTTTCACACTTCATATATTCAGTTGCATCCAAAGCTTTTACCGAATTAAACAGCTTGAGAGGACTACGGTTTTtgaaacgtgatttttttatccgcTGCAGAGGGTAAAACAAAAGTCAGCGAACTTAAATAGGAAAAAACTatttcagaagtttttcgTGCACTCACACATGATTAAAAGCGCTTTTAGTTAAATTATGTACATAGGTAAATTTCGATTTAATGATTTCTAATATAATTTGATCATGAGGTGGTAAATATAATCTTTAAATTAAGTCTAGAAATTTTCCACCAGGTTCTCTCAATatgatcataatttttttcacatccgaCTGTAAATTGCAACGATTGCTTATGTCTACAAAATCTATAAAACCATCACCAGTTTGGTTTTGCATTAATTAACAAACTTTCGTATCAGTCATGCATATACGATTATTGATAAGGCATGGCACTTAAATTTTAACGAATTCATCTCACAGACCGATATGCGTATCAACGACAaacagcattttttttaaataaaaagccGCAGTTTCGTAATATCATTCCAGATAATAGCAATCTAAACGTTTGTCGTTTCTCGTATTTCGCTGTCCGtataatttaaagaaaaaggCAATTAAAGTCATTTTGCTACTTGCTAGGTTATAAGATTGTAATTAAGGTTATAGTCTTCGGCTTACCTTTAAAGAAGTACTAGAATTTCGGCGATCCTGAGATGCGATTGATTTCGGTTTTGCGAGTTCGAGAAGGCGTTTGTAACGTTTCACACGTTCAGTCGTTTTCTTCTTGTATTTCTATGGACAATAAAAACATCCAATTGTATATT
Above is a genomic segment from Diprion similis isolate iyDipSimi1 chromosome 5, iyDipSimi1.1, whole genome shotgun sequence containing:
- the LOC124406380 gene encoding uncharacterized protein LOC124406380; this encodes MFKKNNLNGGNYGAKIPRYEELAIPRIRVDSTSKHEPFKALSSSPHKEKSIRDFLTIYTQVMQQYVSHRECHQEYNVQRFDSSFKLKFFFHKYKKKTTERVKRYKRLLELAKPKSIASQDRRNSSTSLKRIKKSRFKNRSPLKLFNSVKALDATEYMKCETLPTKKSVLGYKISERTARLAEPRVRFEMGIRSPGTVQESALFATASKRLVELATPKNSTQRTNLPQEKSPEIISNSGVSRNALRATCTPRISKLSAPKCSKSPTNDNENTKANHGDTTAVPIKPSPAKEASEKQGYKKRFVLHGETK